In Lepisosteus oculatus isolate fLepOcu1 chromosome 29, fLepOcu1.hap2, whole genome shotgun sequence, the genomic window ATGAGGAATTTCTATATATATAGAATTGTCCTGGAAGCACTAATGAAGTTATTAGCCCAGTCAGGCTGAATTGAAACGCAGCAGGTGCtcgggacagcagcagcagcagggctgGACAGCCCTGGGCCCAGAGAGCTCACCAGCAGGCGCAGGTGGCTTCTGCCCAGTTAGGAGAGCACTCGAGTCTGGCAGTAGCAGCCATCGGGAGACCCAGATCCGCAGTGCCCCCATTCAAACCGAGGGGCTGACTTGAGCAGCGCAGGCTGCCGCGGGCGACGCTCTGAGCCCAGGCGGCCAGCAGAGGGAATGAAATGTCTGCGCCCAGCTGGATGTTTCCTGCAGAAGGAGCTCCCTGCACGCCACACCCACCCCGCTCTGCTGGCCTCGGGAGTCAGGTCTTGGATATTCTCCCAGTCTGTCAGGCTTTTCATCGCGTGGGTTTACAAAGATTACAGTTAGGCCTAATGTCAACTCAAAACAGCCACCATACAAAGCCATACGCACACGTGCGCAGACACACGTTTGCCCAGGTTCTTGATGGCAGTTTTGGTGTGAAGAATAATGGGATGAAAATGGGAGTCCCGCCGTCTTCTCCTCTTTCACTCTTTCGGGAGAGGCCTTCGGAACAGCAGGATGTGCGGCTCTGGAAAGACAAACAGGCACTGAGCTTGAACAGGGCTCCTCTGGGATTCGATACAGCCGCGGCCCTCAAGACACACGTTTCGGCTCGAACCGGCTGACGCTTTCTGTGGGCCGGAGTCACGTTCGGCCCTGAAACCAGGTTCGACGTTCAACGTCTCTAAATGAATTTTCTGTTGtaacaacagcagcaacagcCCCAGACCCCCCCCCAAACTCAAACTTACACCAGCGACCCAAAACGGAAGAACCGGACGCGTGATCTTCTTCTCCTGCTGCAGCCCCCAGCGGGGTTGTAGGGACCTCGGTTCAGGTCAAAGGTCAGACGGCCGTTTGGAACAGATCGCGAGCCGGGAGGACGCAGCTACCTGGCTTGTGGATCATGTAGTGTATCCAGCCCTGGCTCTGCTGCACACCCAGGCTGCGCCACTCCTCCTCGGACATCAGGTGGGACGTCGGCACCAGCTTGGACATTTGCTTGGGAAGCATCACGTGCCTGGGGGGGTCAAAGGTCGTCTTAAATCAGGTTGACAGCGTTTCTTGCCCAGATCAGGCAGCCCCCTCCCTTGCTCATAGAAGCACCATGCAAACAGACGTGCACCGAGCACTGCTGTCCAGATCGGTCTGTTGTAACACCCCAGGAGGTTGAGGGGCAGCCGGGAGCGGTGCCCGGAGCTCCCCACTCCTGGctggaaggctgtgggttcgagtcccaggtGAGCTGGATGCTTCACCCAGACAGCCGTATAATCGGCTGCAAGTGCAGGAAAACAGATCGGCCAAATGCATtagaaattaaaacaacatGCAACTGTTTCCGTCGAAAATAAGAGTTGTGCACCCGCTGTACACGCTAGAAAACCTGTCACTTCGCCAGGACCCGAGCTGCACTGCCGAAAATAACACAGGATCTCGATTTCGCTCATATTTATCGCTGACGAAAATCTTCCACGGTTACTACAGTGAGCCAGCGTGACCTTCTGGTTCTGG contains:
- the cks2 gene encoding cyclin-dependent kinases regulatory subunit 2, with translation MSKKQIYYSDKYTDEEYEYRHVMLPKQMSKLVPTSHLMSEEEWRSLGVQQSQGWIHYMIHKPEPHILLFRRPLPKE